From the genome of Nerophis ophidion isolate RoL-2023_Sa linkage group LG25, RoL_Noph_v1.0, whole genome shotgun sequence, one region includes:
- the cdkl5 gene encoding cyclin-dependent kinase-like 5 isoform X1 — protein sequence MNKFEVLGIVGEGAYGVVLKCRHKETNELVAIKKFKDSEENEEVKETTLRELKMLRTLKQDNIVELKEAFRRRGKLYLVFEYVERNMLELLEELPNGAAGDKVRSYIYQLIKAINWCHRNDIVHRDIKPENLLISSDDVLKLCDFGFARNLSEGTDANYTEYVATRWYRSPELLLGAPYGKAVDMWSVGCILGELSDGQPLFPGESEIDQLFTIQKVLGALPAEQMKLFYNNPRFHGIRFPSVTHPQTLERRYQGILSGLMVDLMKNLLLLNPTERFLTDQSLNHPAFQPLRQQERERSSVSSPNPSRSSKRKTHHHGENTVPTRSHNKSSSQRRSSSKECSSLPRHGDLHHLGNESFVNGNKAPSSLSPILYPKTQYLSQTLNRSSKDLSNNNNLLSPKEVANKTEFDFSPGPSAKLTEQGHGAKYKTPASSRAQQHQQQHQQQQQQQQGGRHTSNTLQSAGEKQHGRHTHNMADSAHGSMSSSSKSSASYLSLSKSHGALSDTKSVGNLSDGRPHHDDANPNANAAVAPSARFFPASCLDLNAPSGVPGLPGSPSARHAERSGHSPASRAAGNVRLESSTLDSSSRHKSRHKSLAPDESKAAELLDPGPGPGGGVGVSSTRTLPSPHESYHYGLGYTSPFSSQQRPQRHSMYVRRERHRPHGVESNMAGLPPPGQVVPTRASSLQLLSPQLQHRTAHSGSSSREDCSDTRGEPSPKDLNHPCAAILDSTAAFHGQRSKHEVAMYHDPHGEEGVSSKENRMIFTESMPRRVGSFYRVPSPRPDNSSSFHEGVGQGRGPGAPVVPGNPVSMANHSKRQTAFDWTSAEAMVMNPPEAVKEKGKASFFRAIKKKKKKTQISDLADGRNPSIKKSLFPLFSSKNSLKHTSAGKVLPVVASPLAQQPPPPYPSAVGAQEHVSLQRSSKASSHHRSRGKNRERSRDREREREQSRDRERERERGRERVKEWPADKVVDTHSHSQQSQPLKSLRRLLHLSPSSPNQGAGPPPPPPPDLRFPPPPPSAPQPSSSKPPYPEVRGHAVSTSSQAKGRHAQLESAWHVSAALQRADGAQLTAEQLGINGAAFTRASRGRMPNLNDLKETAL from the exons GAGACCAACGAGCTGGTGGCCATCAAGAAGTTCAAAGACAGCGAAG AGAACGAGGAGGTGAAGGAGACCACCCTGCGGGAGCTGAAGATGCTGCGTACACTGAAGCAGGACAACATCGTGGAGCTGAAGGAAGCATTCCGTCGCCGAGGAAAACTCTACCTGGTCTTTGAGTACGTGGAGCGG AACATGTTGGAGTTGCTGGAAGAACTTCCCAACGGTGCTGCAGGAGACAAAGTCAGAAGTTACATCTACCAGCTCATCAAGGCCATCAACTGGTGTCACAGGAACGACATCGTGCACAGAG ATATCAAACCAGAGAATCTGCTCATCAGTTCTGATGATGTTCTCAAGCTTTGTGACTTCG GTTTTGCGCGGAACTTGTCGGAAGGAACAGATGCCAACTACACGGAGTACGTGGCCACCAGGTGGTACCGCTCACCTGAGCTGCTCCTGGG AGCGCCCTACGGCAAGGCGGTGGACATGTGGTCAGTGGGGTGCATTCTGGGAGAGCTGAGTGACGGACAGCCTTTGTTTCCCGGGGAGAGTGAGATTGACCAG CTGTTCACCATCCAGAAGGTTCTAGGAGCACTTCCTGCTGAGCAGATGAAACTTTTCTACAACAATCCTCGCTTTCATGGAATCAGG ttccCCTCAGTGACGCACCCTCAGACCCTGGAGAGAAGGTACCAGGGCATTCTGAGTGGCCTGATGGTGGATCTCATGAAG AACCTGCTGCTCCTCAACCCCACCGAGCGCTTCCTGACGGATCAGAGCTTGAACCATCCTGCCTTCCAGCCTCTCAGGCAGCAGGAGAGAGAGAGGAGCTCCGTGTCCTCACCCAACCCCTCCCGCTCCTCCAAGAGGAAGACTCACCACCACGGGGAGAACACCGTGCCCACCAG GAGTCACAACAAGTCGTCCAGCCAGCGTCGCTCCAGCAGCAAAGAATGTTCCAGCCTCCCTCGACACGGAGACCTCCATCACTTAGGCAACGAGAGTTTTGTCAATGGCAACAAAGCCCCGTCCAGTCTGAGTCCCATTCTCTACCCCAAGACCCAGTACCTGTCCCAGACCCTCAACCGCTCCAGCAAAGACCTGAGCAACAACAACAACCTGCTCAGCCCCAAGGAGGTCGCCAACAAGACGGAGTTCGACTTCAGTCCGGGACCTTCGGCCAAGTTGACGGAACAAGGCCATGGAGCAAAGTACAAGACCCCCGCCTCTTCTCGtgctcaacaacatcaacaacaacatcaacaacaacaacaacaacaacaaggtggGCGGCACACCTCCAACACCCTGCAGTCAGCTGGAGAGAAACAACATGGCCGACACACCCACAACATGGCCGACTCCGCCCACGGATCCATGTCGTCCTCGTCCAAAAGCTCCGCCTCCTATCTGAGCTTGTCCAAGAGCCACGGCGCTCTGAGCGATACCAAGTCTGTGGGCAACCTCAGCGATGGCCGCCCGCACCACGACGACGCCAACCCCAACGCCAACGCCGCAGTGGCACCGAGCGCTCGCTTTTTCCCCGCCAGCTGCCTCGACCTCAACGCCCCCTCGGGAGTGCCGGGGCTTCCTGGCAGCCCCTCCGCACGCCACGCCGAGCGCTCGGGACATAGCCCCGCCTCCCGAGCCGCCGGAAACGTCCGCCTGGAGAGCAGCACGCTGGACTCCTCCTCCAGACACAAATCCAGACATAAATCTTTGGCTCCAG ACGAGTCCAAGGCTGCAGAGCTGCTGGacccaggaccaggaccaggaggtGGTGTGGGGGTGTCGTCCACTCGCACCCTTCCTTCCCCACATGAGTCCTACCACTATGGCCTGGGCTACACCTCACCCTTCTCCTCCCAGCAGCGCCCGCAGCGCCACTCCATGTACGTGAGGAGAGAGCGCCACCGGCCGCACGGCGTAGAATCCAATATGGCGGGCTTGCCTCCCCCGGGGCAGGTGGTCCCGACACGAGCCAGTAGTCTGCAGCTTCTCTCCCCACAGCTGCAGCACCGCACCGCCCACTCGGGGAGCTCCTCTCGCGAGGACTGCAGCGACACCAGG GGCGAGCCGTCCCCTAAAGACCTGAACCACCCGTGTGCCGCTATCTTGGACTCCACCGCTGCCTTCCACGGCCAGAGGTCCAAACACGAG GTGGCGATGTATCACGACCCTCACGGCGAGGAGGGCGTGTCCTCCAAGGAGAACCGGATGATTTTCACTGAGTCCATGCCAAGGAGAGTCGGCAGCTTTTACAGAG TCCCGTCCCCAAGACCAGACAACTCCTCGTCTTTCCATGAGGGTGTCGGCCAGGGCCGAGGACCGGGGGCACCCGTTGTCCCCGGCAACCCCGTTTCCATGGCCAACCACTCCAAACGCCAGACTGCCTTTGATTG GACGTCTGCAGAAGCCATGGTGATGAATCCTCCCGAGGCCGTCAAGGAGAAAGGAAAAGCAAGTTTCTTTAGGGCCatcaagaagaaaaagaagaagacacAAATA AGCGACTTGGCGGACGGCAGGAATCCAAGCATCAAGAAGAGTCTTTTCCCTCTCTTCAGTTCCAAAAACAGCCTGAAGCACACCTCAGCCGGGAAGGTCTTACCTGTGGTGGCCTCACCTTTGGCGCAGCAGCCCCCCCCACCCTACCCTTCAGCA GTTGGCGCACAGGAACATGTGTCCCTGCAGAGGAGCTCCAAGGCGTCGTCTCACCACAGAAGCCGAGGGAAAAACCGAGAGCGATCTCGGGACAGAGAGAGAGAACGAGAGCAGAGCCgagacagagagagggagagagaaagagggagagagagagtgaaGGAGTGGCCAGCAGACAAAGTAGTGGACACTCACTCTCACTCTCAG CAGAGCCAACCCCTGAAGTCCTTGCGTAGGCTCCTACATCTGTCGCCTTCCTCGCCAAACCAAGGAGCGGGtcctcctccgcctcctcctccggACCTGCGCTTCCCGCCCCCACCCCCCAGCGCCCCCCAGCCCTCCTCCTCCAAGCCCCCGTACCCCGAGGTCAGAGGGCACGCGGTGAGCACTTCCTCTCAGGCCAAAGGTCGGCATGCCCAGCTGGAGTCTGCCTGGCACGTGTCGGCGGCGCTGCAGCGGGCGGACGGCGCCCAGTTGACGGCCGAGCAGCTGGGCATCAACGGAGCCGCCTTCACTCGTGCCTCACGCGGCAGGATGCCCAACCTCAATGACCTGAAGGAGACCGCCCTCTag
- the cdkl5 gene encoding cyclin-dependent kinase-like 5 isoform X4 gives MNKFEVLGIVGEGAYGVVLKCRHKETNELVAIKKFKDSEENEEVKETTLRELKMLRTLKQDNIVELKEAFRRRGKLYLVFEYVERNMLELLEELPNGAAGDKVRSYIYQLIKAINWCHRNDIVHRDIKPENLLISSDDVLKLCDFGFARNLSEGTDANYTEYVATRWYRSPELLLGAPYGKAVDMWSVGCILGELSDGQPLFPGESEIDQLFTIQKVLGALPAEQMKLFYNNPRFHGIRFPSVTHPQTLERRYQGILSGLMVDLMKNLLLLNPTERFLTDQSLNHPAFQPLRQQERERSSVSSPNPSRSSKRKTHHHGENTVPTRSHNKSSSQRRSSSKECSSLPRHGDLHHLGNESFVNGNKAPSSLSPILYPKTQYLSQTLNRSSKDLSNNNNLLSPKEVANKTEFDFSPGPSAKLTEQGHGAKYKTPASSRAQQHQQQHQQQQQQQQGGRHTSNTLQSAGEKQHGRHTHNMADSAHGSMSSSSKSSASYLSLSKSHGALSDTKSVGNLSDGRPHHDDANPNANAAVAPSARFFPASCLDLNAPSGVPGLPGSPSARHAERSGHSPASRAAGNVRLESSTLDSSSRHKSRHKSLAPDESKAAELLDPGPGPGGGVGVSSTRTLPSPHESYHYGLGYTSPFSSQQRPQRHSMYVRRERHRPHGVESNMAGLPPPGQVVPTRASSLQLLSPQLQHRTAHSGSSSREDCSDTRGEPSPKDLNHPCAAILDSTAAFHGQRSKHEVAMYHDPHGEEGVSSKENRMIFTESMPRRVGSFYRVPSPRPDNSSSFHEGVGQGRGPGAPVVPGNPVSMANHSKRQTAFDWTSAEAMVMNPPEAVKEKGKASFFRAIKKKKKKTQISDLADGRNPSIKKSLFPLFSSKNSLKHTSAGKVLPVVASPLAQQPPPPYPSAQHRHDNLSSVTSSSF, from the exons GAGACCAACGAGCTGGTGGCCATCAAGAAGTTCAAAGACAGCGAAG AGAACGAGGAGGTGAAGGAGACCACCCTGCGGGAGCTGAAGATGCTGCGTACACTGAAGCAGGACAACATCGTGGAGCTGAAGGAAGCATTCCGTCGCCGAGGAAAACTCTACCTGGTCTTTGAGTACGTGGAGCGG AACATGTTGGAGTTGCTGGAAGAACTTCCCAACGGTGCTGCAGGAGACAAAGTCAGAAGTTACATCTACCAGCTCATCAAGGCCATCAACTGGTGTCACAGGAACGACATCGTGCACAGAG ATATCAAACCAGAGAATCTGCTCATCAGTTCTGATGATGTTCTCAAGCTTTGTGACTTCG GTTTTGCGCGGAACTTGTCGGAAGGAACAGATGCCAACTACACGGAGTACGTGGCCACCAGGTGGTACCGCTCACCTGAGCTGCTCCTGGG AGCGCCCTACGGCAAGGCGGTGGACATGTGGTCAGTGGGGTGCATTCTGGGAGAGCTGAGTGACGGACAGCCTTTGTTTCCCGGGGAGAGTGAGATTGACCAG CTGTTCACCATCCAGAAGGTTCTAGGAGCACTTCCTGCTGAGCAGATGAAACTTTTCTACAACAATCCTCGCTTTCATGGAATCAGG ttccCCTCAGTGACGCACCCTCAGACCCTGGAGAGAAGGTACCAGGGCATTCTGAGTGGCCTGATGGTGGATCTCATGAAG AACCTGCTGCTCCTCAACCCCACCGAGCGCTTCCTGACGGATCAGAGCTTGAACCATCCTGCCTTCCAGCCTCTCAGGCAGCAGGAGAGAGAGAGGAGCTCCGTGTCCTCACCCAACCCCTCCCGCTCCTCCAAGAGGAAGACTCACCACCACGGGGAGAACACCGTGCCCACCAG GAGTCACAACAAGTCGTCCAGCCAGCGTCGCTCCAGCAGCAAAGAATGTTCCAGCCTCCCTCGACACGGAGACCTCCATCACTTAGGCAACGAGAGTTTTGTCAATGGCAACAAAGCCCCGTCCAGTCTGAGTCCCATTCTCTACCCCAAGACCCAGTACCTGTCCCAGACCCTCAACCGCTCCAGCAAAGACCTGAGCAACAACAACAACCTGCTCAGCCCCAAGGAGGTCGCCAACAAGACGGAGTTCGACTTCAGTCCGGGACCTTCGGCCAAGTTGACGGAACAAGGCCATGGAGCAAAGTACAAGACCCCCGCCTCTTCTCGtgctcaacaacatcaacaacaacatcaacaacaacaacaacaacaacaaggtggGCGGCACACCTCCAACACCCTGCAGTCAGCTGGAGAGAAACAACATGGCCGACACACCCACAACATGGCCGACTCCGCCCACGGATCCATGTCGTCCTCGTCCAAAAGCTCCGCCTCCTATCTGAGCTTGTCCAAGAGCCACGGCGCTCTGAGCGATACCAAGTCTGTGGGCAACCTCAGCGATGGCCGCCCGCACCACGACGACGCCAACCCCAACGCCAACGCCGCAGTGGCACCGAGCGCTCGCTTTTTCCCCGCCAGCTGCCTCGACCTCAACGCCCCCTCGGGAGTGCCGGGGCTTCCTGGCAGCCCCTCCGCACGCCACGCCGAGCGCTCGGGACATAGCCCCGCCTCCCGAGCCGCCGGAAACGTCCGCCTGGAGAGCAGCACGCTGGACTCCTCCTCCAGACACAAATCCAGACATAAATCTTTGGCTCCAG ACGAGTCCAAGGCTGCAGAGCTGCTGGacccaggaccaggaccaggaggtGGTGTGGGGGTGTCGTCCACTCGCACCCTTCCTTCCCCACATGAGTCCTACCACTATGGCCTGGGCTACACCTCACCCTTCTCCTCCCAGCAGCGCCCGCAGCGCCACTCCATGTACGTGAGGAGAGAGCGCCACCGGCCGCACGGCGTAGAATCCAATATGGCGGGCTTGCCTCCCCCGGGGCAGGTGGTCCCGACACGAGCCAGTAGTCTGCAGCTTCTCTCCCCACAGCTGCAGCACCGCACCGCCCACTCGGGGAGCTCCTCTCGCGAGGACTGCAGCGACACCAGG GGCGAGCCGTCCCCTAAAGACCTGAACCACCCGTGTGCCGCTATCTTGGACTCCACCGCTGCCTTCCACGGCCAGAGGTCCAAACACGAG GTGGCGATGTATCACGACCCTCACGGCGAGGAGGGCGTGTCCTCCAAGGAGAACCGGATGATTTTCACTGAGTCCATGCCAAGGAGAGTCGGCAGCTTTTACAGAG TCCCGTCCCCAAGACCAGACAACTCCTCGTCTTTCCATGAGGGTGTCGGCCAGGGCCGAGGACCGGGGGCACCCGTTGTCCCCGGCAACCCCGTTTCCATGGCCAACCACTCCAAACGCCAGACTGCCTTTGATTG GACGTCTGCAGAAGCCATGGTGATGAATCCTCCCGAGGCCGTCAAGGAGAAAGGAAAAGCAAGTTTCTTTAGGGCCatcaagaagaaaaagaagaagacacAAATA AGCGACTTGGCGGACGGCAGGAATCCAAGCATCAAGAAGAGTCTTTTCCCTCTCTTCAGTTCCAAAAACAGCCTGAAGCACACCTCAGCCGGGAAGGTCTTACCTGTGGTGGCCTCACCTTTGGCGCAGCAGCCCCCCCCACCCTACCCTTCAGCA CAACATCGTCATGACAACCTCTCATCCGTTACCTCGTCATCCTTTTAA